From a region of the Aulosira sp. FACHB-615 genome:
- a CDS encoding DUF433 domain-containing protein has product MVAASKQEPKIIRTERGLTIAGTRITLYDVMDYLKAQYPPKLIREKLGLNDEQINSALAYIETHQTEVEAEYQECLQTAVEIRQYWEERNREHFAKISAMPPKSDQEALRAKLQAWKARIEKEITTIPQAL; this is encoded by the coding sequence ATGGTAGCAGCATCCAAGCAAGAACCAAAAATCATTCGCACAGAACGTGGATTGACGATCGCCGGTACACGCATCACACTTTACGACGTGATGGATTATCTAAAAGCTCAGTATCCACCAAAACTGATTCGTGAGAAGCTTGGTCTCAATGATGAGCAGATTAATTCAGCGTTAGCATACATTGAAACTCATCAGACAGAAGTTGAGGCAGAATACCAAGAATGTCTGCAAACAGCAGTGGAAATTCGGCAATATTGGGAAGAGCGAAATCGAGAACACTTTGCAAAAATCTCTGCAATGCCTCCTAAATCAGATCAAGAAGCCCTACGTGCAAAACTACAAGCCTGGAAAGCTCGCATTGAAAAAGAAATAACAACGATACCACAAGCCTTGTAG